The genomic DNA ATAAGACTATCTCCAACTTCTGTAGCACCACACAGTGATTACCACCACAGATGAAGGCCACTACCTGCCCAGCGCACGTATGCCCCTGAGAGACGCTGTGGTGTCGGTAGGGTGCGTTGGTAACGTTTAGGCCAACCAACTCAGCAAGTGAACCTAATGGCGCTCACGGGACCTATTTAAACCCCAGCCCTAGTGTATTCGAGGGCGCTATTGGCAATAGTTATCGTTTTGGGGTTCATCTGGGCTAAAGCGACACGCAGTCACGCTACTGTATAAGAGTTGTCACCCACAGCTTTACACTTGGGACAGGCAGCCCGTAGCCGTACCTCATGAGTTGTCATATCTTCATCAACCACCAGCATAAGGTTTGCAACTTCATGGGTGACAACGTGCTGACACACAGCGCAGGTGATATCGATCTTTTTATGCGGTATATCTTTTAGCATTGCGGTCATGTCTGAGGGTCTAATCTGCTGTTTTTTGTGTGGTGTTAGCGCCACAGACTTACGGCTCTTGACGAAGACACCCTTTACTTTTTAGACCAATAACTGAACGCATAACTTATGATATTTAGGATATTGAAGGATGCCCTATATGCGTAAAATTTCACTAGCCGCATTACTGGTTGTCGCTGGATCTGGCATGGCGTTTGCCGACAGTGGCTCAGTATCGCTCGGATATGGGCAAATAAATACCAATAATGTCGACATTAATACAACTACACTTTCGGGTACTTTTGAGAAGAATTTTGCAAATGGCTTAACCGTCAATGCGATTGGTCGACACTCAGGTTCCAATGGGGCAGTAGCAGTCGAGGTGACAAATGCTTTTGTTGATCTCACATACGGCTTCCAAAGTGGCACTTATATTGGTGGGTACCTGCAGCGCACTCTAATAATGGGAAGTGCTTTGAACGCCTATGGCTTTATTTTAGGGTATAAAGTCGGCGCAACGGAACTTAGTGCTTTTTACGGTGAGACGGACATTTCCAATGGAACGACCGATGATTGGGGTCTAGCAGCATCCTATGAAGCCCCCAACTGGGCTGCTCACGCATCCCATCAGGTGATGGATTCTGACTCGGTTGACCCCAAAGCAACTGGTATAGCGGGTGGCTACATGTTTAAGTCAAATATTAGTGTTTTTGCTGCTTACGCGTCTTTTGATAATTTCAATGACTTAAGCTCTGGTAGTATCGGTGCTTCGTACGCCTTCAACAACACATTCTCAGGAGTTCCCATCGTCGCATCCGCAGAATACATGAACATTGATACTGACTACGCAACTTCTGAAAAGCTGTCGTTTATGCTGACCATGCAGTTCGGCAATGAACCCGGTATAATTCCAGATCAATCGTTTGCCGGATCAGTCGCAAATCCTGGCTACTCTTCCAACGCATCGTTTTTTGATGGGATCTACTAAGCCATTCTATTAACTAAAGCTTCATGGACGGGCGGTTCTCTGGGTCGCCCGTCTATTGTGTACAACCCCTTTGAAAAACGGTGGTAACGGCAACAGACAGCCCAATAACCACTACCAGCCCAGCGCGGGCATGCCCCTGAGGTGCTCTGCGTCATAGCCATATATTAGATTACCTCCACTCTACATCAGGCCTTATCCTTAAATAAGAACGCATCATCATTTTGGTCAATTAAGCCAGATGGAAGAAGTTCAGCAATCCGTTCATATTGGAAAACTGGATTTTCAAAATCAAAGCCTTTTAGCAGTCTAAACAATAGTAGGCGGCGGAGCCTCTTTTCATCATTTCCGAGAAGACCGATCAAGATGGCACCTATTGTGTTTCATTGGCTAAACATTTTAGTAAATAACCGCACTCTTTAGCAAAGAATGAATCTACCACCAGATAACGTTATGGCTCATATGTGGTTCAACATAGCCTCGGCTAATGGTCACGAGGATGCTGGCGAAAGTCGAGACGATCTAGCAGCAAACATGACCACCCCGGATATTTACAAAGCCCAAGCAATGGCACGTAAGTGTCTGGATAGTGGTTATACTGAGTGCGGCTACTGATCCGAACACAGCTACCTTGCAGCAGATACTACGAACTCTAATCCATGAGGTTTTACGAATGAAACTAACACTGACAGCCCTGACCGTAGCAGCAACTATGTTTGCCAGCAGTGCATCTGCTTTTGACCCTGCTGATTTGCAGAAGCTGAAGGATACGTATGAGTGTAGATTTTGTGATCTGACTGACGCTGATCTGTCTAGTGCTAGTCTGATGCGCGCCGATCTGCCTAGGGCTGATCTGTCTGGTGCCGATCTTAGCCGTGCTGATCTGAGTGATGCTAATCTGTCTGCTGCTGACCTGACTGGTGCTGATTTAAGTTACACCAGAATGAACGGCGCAATCCTCTGTAACACGACCATGCCAGACGGCTCAGTGATCTACAGTGGATGCTAAGTAGCGATTCATAGGAACGAATAATACATTGCTAAAGTCGAGGTCATCAGTCTAGCGCGTGTATGGCCGCTGAGAGGCCCTGTGGTATCCGTAGAATGCGTTGGTGGTGTTTGGGTCAAAACTTACTATGGTAATGTACTTAATGGCGCTCAGGGGCTTGATTTAAGGGGTCTGCCGCCTACTGAATATCTATAGTTCAGCAACCTCGATCACCCATGAT from Octadecabacter antarcticus 307 includes the following:
- a CDS encoding pentapeptide repeat-containing protein translates to MKLTLTALTVAATMFASSASAFDPADLQKLKDTYECRFCDLTDADLSSASLMRADLPRADLSGADLSRADLSDANLSAADLTGADLSYTRMNGAILCNTTMPDGSVIYSGC